DNA sequence from the Strigops habroptila isolate Jane chromosome 4, bStrHab1.2.pri, whole genome shotgun sequence genome:
TTGGGCTACCATTCTGCAACATCTTAGCCAGACCGCCCCAGATTAATTTCTGATGACCAAATTGTCCccccagaaaaccaaaatgaactcatgttttttttatctgaagCATGGAAAGGGTGAGAGTTACGGCCGCTGACTCTTGTAACCAAGAATGGTGCTGGGCAGATAGTGCTCTACTGTGAGCCAGTGATCGCTGTGGGGGCAGAAAGCTTAGCCATCTCTAGCCTTTGGGAGTGCATTTTGTGCAGGGGAGGATTTAGAGTAAGCATATACACGGTATCCTCCTCACTAATGTCTGTAACGATGCCTCTTTGCACACTAAGCTGCCACAGGGAAGCACTTGCACCCAGATTTCCACCATATGCCCTCAGGCAAGGGAAGAGGTAGCCAGGGGAGGGCAAAAAACTAAGCTTATTTTCAGAAGACAATGAGATCCTGGCGAGCAATGCCCTCAGGTAGCGTTACCTGCTGTTTGgagaaaagaacaaggaaaatcTGGCAGATGTTAGGGAGGGCATTGCTCGCGGGATGCACGCTGTGGACGGCCACcgtggtgctgcagcagtgatttGGGAGAGAGCACACTGGGGGTGGGGGTGACGTGAGACGTCGGACAAAAGTGAAGATAGCCAGCAGTGCTTCAGAACAACAAAGGGCTGCCCTCAGCCAGTGGTGGAGCACATCTGGCACCCCAGGAAGCTCAATTGGACACTTGGCCCTGAGCTCGTCCCAGGGATTTCTGACTGACACCACTGCAGTGCATAGGTGAGCTTTTTGCTAGGTTCACTGACATTTCCTGTCACAGTCACGATGAGGTGAATTGGTAGTTCCTGCCTTGGGATGCAGCATGGCTGTGTGTGTTATGGGTACAGGACAGTGTGCATTTATACCAAAAGCTGTTAATAACGTCAAGTGCCACGTGCCCAGTGCAGTCACTAAACTTTAGTCCGCCCTTCCGTTTGCCCAAACACATACACTCTGGCTTCCCAACTGGCTTCTTTCTATGTGTTGTCCAATGCATGTAGATACCTCCATCTGCCTGGCCTCAGATACAGTGGTTGTTGCTCCTCTATTTGATTGCCAGATGTCACTGGGGAACAAGATGGGGAGGTTCCTGGATCCTCGGGGCAAGCTGGCCATCACCGAGGGAGCTCGCTGTCCACGCCGGCCGAAGAACAGGAATCCTCGGTGCCTGCCTCTGACGAAGACTCGCCAGCCAGGACCACAGAGAGCTGGCAGTGGCCGTTGTCCTCGTCTGAAACGCACAGCAACGTTGGGGAAGATTTTGAGGGATTTCAAACGCCAGCGCGGACTCCGGAGTGTACCATGGACATACAGTCTCCCGGGGATCAGTCACTCAGTAGGACTCCTCAGTTTGAAAGTGACTCTCctgaggaggagggaaatgaTGAAATGAATGAAGAGCGCTGCGGTGTTGAGCCTGTCCCTAGGGATCGGGGTTGGAGAGGGCAGCCCCAACTAACAGAGGGAGAGAAGCTGTTGATGGAAACCAACAGTAGGATTGTGCAGCTGCTGGAAAATATCAAGAGGGAGCATGCACAGTCCATGGGTCTCATGTCACAGTCCATGGGCCGTatggagctgcagctgggcaTTGTGGCTACCTCCACAAGAGCCATCCATAACTACCTGTCAGAGATTTTAGCTTTCCTCAAGCAGCCAAGGACGCAGGTCCTTGAAACACGCATCTCCCAAAGAGCCACCCCCCATGTCGAGTTAACTTGTGCCTCGACATGGACTGGTGAGGACGCAGTGGCATCCTCCACTGTGTGCTTACCAGGGGCCGAAGGGACGAGCGACTCTCGAGAACCACCGCAGGCCACGCTGCCTTGTCGCAGTGGCCGGCTGCAGAGAGCCATAACCGAGAGGGCCTCGTTGCCCATGCCTACACGCCAGGCaaaagggggagggaagaaaaaataaccacACCATAGgatttttaggggtttttttaatgtgcctGTCCTTTTAATTCTTAGCCATAAGGCCATCAGTGGCAGAATTCAACCATTTCCTACATTGGCTAACATTGTATTCTGGCTGACTAGATTAGTCTAACATTTTGTAGTTTATATTTGCACTGTTAACGATGTGTGCTGCTGGTATTTGAAGAACATTTGCCTCTGTTCTTTCACTTTAACTTCATACGAGCATTTTTTTACTCTGTGCCAGGCATTCATTGCTTTTCTTACAAATACAAGTCATTTCTTGAGGCAGCtgttttttgagttttctttctccattatCCCATCCCCTCTGAGCAAGCGTTCTGGACTTGGTGGTAAGTATACAGGTCTTGGCAATACTCGCCTCCAAAACTGTGTTCGATCAGTCTTTGCCTGGTGTTACTGGCATGCCAGCCTGAGGTGTTGGGGTTAGCCTGTACCGGATCATGATCATTCTTATCCTCTGTGGGTCTGACAAGCTCACTTTCTAAGACCCTCGGTGGAGCTAATCCACATGTCTTGGCTATGTCGTACAATAAGTAATGTTGCCAGGATCATACCTCATATTTATCTTTTGGGGCCTGTTATAGTGATGTGCCACCAGATCTATCTAGGCACCTGACTCTCATTTTCAAAGTTCCTTTTATGATGGATCTGGTGGTTTGATGGGCAGCATTATAATTTTTCCTCTGAGAGAGTCTGGGGATTTGAAACAGGAGTCACTAAGCAATGAGTTCTATGGGGATAAGAACCATCTCCTGCAACAAATCTGTGAGGAGGAGACTGTCCCCTGTAATTATCACAGATattaattattaaagaaaaagaaaaaaaaaaaagaaaaagcaacttgCCTAGCAGCCAGACCTCTTGAGAATGTAAAAGTCAGGACGTGCTGTTGGGTACTGTGCTACTCTGTCTGTGATTAAGAGCTTTTCATCAGAGACGACCTACATGTTGATAAAACGCAACTTCTTTCTGTGCCTTTAGGCCATGTAATTTCCTGAGGGCTGGCACCCTGAGCAGAGCACGGGTCCAGTTGGTAACCCACAGGGCAGATGGAAATGCAGTttgcaataaattattttatatctgtTGGTGCTGCCTCTCTCGGGGGAATTTAATCTAGTGGCACTCAAATTGCTATATGCATGCAGAGGCATCAGACTGGCTTATACATGTGGTATCCCTGACAGTTGTCCGAAAGGATGCTGTTACCAGGAGCCCCTTGAGCAGTGGTAACTGATGATCACAGGTGTAGCATGGCTCCTGTGTTTGACTCTCAACATGCCGTTGTAACTTCTCGTAAAGGTTCAGAAGAGTTTATATGGCAAAGCAGTGATGAATTCCTCCTCTGGCAAATACTAGAGAATAACTATAGGCCTAAAAATCCTCTTCTGTGATGGCAACCGAGCTGCGCTCTCTGTCCAGTGAGCCACAGACTCTTCTTCCCTGTCTTTCTGCGAGACTGAAGTTAAAGCAGCTAATATTTGGTTCTCCTACCAGCCAGCCACAGATTGCTCCCTTAGAagtgtgtgtgcgtgcgtgCTTGTGGCTCTACTTTGCTAAATGACCGGTTTAACCATGAAATGCAGCTGGCATGGCCAACCTCCAGCGTAGGCTTTTTCCACtaaggaatattttcttcccttccacctACATCCAGCTGCGTTCCTTTGAAGAACACCATTGGAAGCATGCTTCTTTGGCCACGTGGTCCACACACCTCACACCAGGTGTAAATTTTTGCACCCGTTCTGTGGCTTTTTTATATCTCTTTAGTAAAAACTGTTTGTAAAGAGAATTTCCAACACAAGCTTGTAAGATTCCCCTCTCATTGGTACAAGGAATGCATGCTGCAGAGTATTGAAGATCACAAGGAGGTTGGGAGAGAAGCTGATTAGTAAGCCTGACAAATTATTCCAGTACGTGCTGCCTTTTGAACGTGTGTTTCTGGTGCATACATGGTTCGCACACTGGTACTGTGGATATGAACAGtgaaaggcaaaggcaagtGAAAGTTTGTCCCAATCTGCTTCCGTCTTATTTCTTTGGGATGAGTTGGAATGAAGCTAAATACGATTCAGCCAATTCATTTTCTTGGCCTAATGAGCACATTTGATAATGCAGTgagaatgtttttgttttacatagtgctttcacttcagaaatgtGGTGCAGTTTGCGGCCTGATGCTGAGATTCTGACGTATCCTGCAGGACCCGCCATGTAGCTGCTGCCATTTAGAATAAACCTCGTTCCACGTGCTGGCTGCTTCTGTAGCTTCAGTTTTTTTGTGGTAGTTTCAAAATGACAACCTCCACCTTTGCTTTCTGATCAAAGGGCAGTAGAGCTAAAGAAGAAGCTGCGCAGATGTAGCAGCACTGCCGTTGGAAATACTACACGAGGAAGCCCTAAAGAGCTCCTTGCAGAGCAGCTTAAGCTTTAacctgctctcctctcccatGTTTAAGTGCTGTAGCTAGACTCGGCAAGGCACAAAGCACCACTTGAATGGGAGCAGCTATAGGGTGAGAAGGACTAAGAACCTGTCTACAGACAAGAAACCTGCAATAAACCTACACAAACCAAAGATTTTTCCAACTGGGAACAGTAGATGGTATTAAGAATTGGTACCAACTGATATTTTGGTCAGATCCAAAATTAGGATCTGACTTGTAGTATTGTCTAGCAAAATCAGTGCAGTTGGAGGGTATGTATGTTTCATCcccaaacaaatattttcatgcttttcaagTGTCTGTCATAGCCTCATCACTCTTTCCCTGTAGCTTTTTGTTGTCTGAATGGGTATATGGTTACATGtgtctgttaaaaataaaggggaTCAGTTCTTACATggtatatttatatttcttgttTACAGATTTTGAGTACCTAGTGCTTCAGTTTCCAAAACTTACTTCTTTCTGTATCCCAAAGACCAGTTGTTCGGCTTCTGGGATGCTAAAAAGGGTGGGAGAGACTTAACAGGAAATCTCTGCCCAGATGAAGCTCTTGGTGATAGATCCCCTGAGGATGATTCTACAGTCTAGCCATATTTTTGCTGTATAGGTCAAATGTCCATGGTTACACCATTGCTTTCTGATGCCTTTTGCTGAGCAGaagtgcaaatatttttctttcagaagttcACAGTTTGTATTACAAAGTCTTATGAAATGTGACTTGAAGTTTTTGAATACATGAtgattttaagactttttttttccttttctccttccactgGATGGTTtaaaccccacaaaaataaagcagaccAATGAAAAGAATTGAATGCTAACTTCAattgaaaagcaacagcaacactACTCTTGTGAGGCAGTTTTCAACAGTGTTCAGCTTACTGGTTCTGCTCaacctttcctttcctgcctgctccctgaCCCTCTGTGACACTGAAATATCCACTTCTAGGACAACCTTCTTCCTAACCAGAAGGCTAAAAGGTCTTCCCTCACTTCTTCTCCCATTTAAAATATCATCCTTGCATCAGCCAGATCTACTGTTTAGAGGGATCAAAagctcttttcctcctgccttaTTCCCATCCATATTCATATCCAGGGCCCTGAGTGTGCTGCTCTCCAGTGAGAGGTAAAACTTAACTCCCTAAATCTGATACTTGGCATAGTAACACATCTCTAGGCCACCACAACCCTGTGTTGTTTACGTCTGTAGCAGCCTCATGAAGTAGCTATCCTTGTTTGCTGAAGCAAATATGTGGGAGATGGATCTAATTGCTGAAAAGTGATATTGCTCTGACTCGCATTGTGGAAGCCTAGGAACCAGGCTAAGGTATTTCACTCACATAAATACCACAGGCTATATAACTAATCCTTACTTTGGTgaaacttcaaaggaaaagacaCTAAATTAACATGATAtaggaaagcaaatgcaatgGAAGGCATAGTAAGGAAACATGCTAATATGATTCAAGTTTGGATTTCAGCACAGATTCAAACATCAAACTATTCTGCTGGCTTAGGCTAGTCATTTAATTTCTCCATGCCTTAGTTTCATAGTAATAGAAGTGGCAATAAAGGAGCTGTCAGGCTATAATTAGCTGATAAGATGGTACTTTGAGGTCTTCAGTCTGAGGCAGTAACATTATGTATTAAATGCTGATGAACCTTGTTTGCGACCAAAGTTGGAGACGGGGCTAAAACTAACACTCAGCTTTGGAAGATCTTGATTAAAGTTTCCCTATATTTTATCATCACATCATATAATAGATCAGAATCCCAAATCCAAATGTTAAAAGTTCTCGTTCAGATTTGGACTTTGCCTGTTTGGTCTGTTTCCGACCACAACTAAATACATTGCCAGACTGTCcagttattaaaatacaaaatacatataaaagtttcatttaaatgatGCAGTTCTGATAATccaaaaatgtgaagaaattaGGATGTGATTACTTAAGGAGAATAGGCATAAAAGAGCACTTCTGGAGTACTTGTTATTGTCCAAAATATCACTGAACTTCTGATGGCTAAGTACAGTCTGCTAATCTCTATTTGAAACAGTGCTGTACAGATTCATTATTTCTAAAGgtcttctttccatttctatATAGATATTCTCCCTTCACATTTTGAAGGTTTGAAGAAGAGGATTGTTTTTCGAGTCACACTAAGTAAACATTGAATGCATGCAGGCTTAAAACTAAAGCATGCATGTTCTGTAGCAGCAATAAAAAGTGCTCGGCTTGCACGACTTCTGATGCTCAAGCGTTGCCTTgttaaaatgccaaaaaaaaacctttttctttgcatttttttgaaaagtaaatctCTTCCTTTGACCTTGCAATActtaaattttcagttttgggacaaatgatatttattttactgaataCTTTTATATTACAGATAAGGTGGATGAAATAGTACCAGTTTCCAAGCCATCAAGAATTGCAGACAATGCAACTGTGGACTCAAGAGTGGCAACTATTAAACAGCGGCCTTCTAGTAGATGTTTTCCCTCAGCTACAGATATGAATGTGAGTGGTAGCTATGAAGTACTGCTTTCGTTTCTGAAACTGGTTGGAGGGGGTCTTTTGGCAGTGCGCAAGGCTTACAACAGAACTGAATTTGCAAACATTGCTTTATAtactcattttgcttttattatctTGTAACTTTAAGGCATGGTCTACTCTGCCTTTTTAGTAATAGTTTTTTAACAGAAGTCTGTGTTCCCCTTGTAAAACTTTTCTCATTACATGCTTATACTTATTTTGAGACTGTCCCATCAACAGCATTGCTACCTCAGTGTTATTCAAACAGATGCGAACTTATTCTGCCTGTAATCTGAACTAATGAGACCTCGTAAGTTCTGAACTTGAAGGTGTCAATACAACACTAACCCCAAGCTAAAAAACTTTGCTCAAAGTCAAGGTTGCTATTTCAGTTTCAGCACCAGAGTTAGCAGCCACACAGTTTTCACTAAGATGAACGTTTCTCATACTGCAAgtttttgttattaataatgGCATATATATAATACCTTGATTAAATAACACAGGATTATTTGTGAGGGAAGAATTGACATTAATACTATAGCATGTATTAAAAGTTTAAACTCCAGAACTTTGAAATTGGATTGTTCAGTTGCACAGTTTGCTCTTACAGAACTTtgcatgtgaaaaataattggGTTTATTGCATGTTAGATGTATTTTTCCACTACCCACGCCTCCAAAAGAGCATCAG
Encoded proteins:
- the LOC115606792 gene encoding uncharacterized protein LOC115606792, giving the protein MVGFQKEGFLKSSTSQGRDQLPVQVADVTGEQDGEVPGSSGQAGHHRGSSLSTPAEEQESSVPASDEDSPARTTESWQWPLSSSETHSNVGEDFEGFQTPARTPECTMDIQSPGDQSLSRTPQFESDSPEEEGNDEMNEERCGVEPVPRDRGWRGQPQLTEGEKLLMETNSRIVQLLENIKREHAQSMGLMSQSMGRMELQLGIVATSTRAIHNYLSEILAFLKQPRTQVLETRISQRATPHVELTCASTWTGEDAVASSTVCLPGAEGTSDSREPPQATLPCRSGRLQRAITERASLPMPTRQAKGGGKKK